In a genomic window of Brassica rapa cultivar Chiifu-401-42 chromosome A10, CAAS_Brap_v3.01, whole genome shotgun sequence:
- the LOC103847386 gene encoding OVARIAN TUMOR DOMAIN-containing deubiquitinating enzyme 10, with product MVSHEENTGIVEWFLGPHPFTYPPYGVELIHEEEEAHYHHHQDQSGEYYREYEEDHRSSSDVDNDEIIARTLQDDFLQLQIAEENNNNDYSNHHQQQHQEEEGGGGYTNNYSSNNNEYGWNEQAVVDYSSDWVGGNENDQEDDSSGNIYSCSSPSDTDEYVYSWESDQCEADGEFGRRLNQMVPIPYVPKINGEIPPEEEAVSDHDRLRNRLELFDFAEVRVPGDGNCQFRALADQLYKTADRHKHVRRQIVKQLKSCPDSYEGYVPMDFSEYLKKMSRSGEWGDHVTLQAAADAYRVKIVVLTSFKDTCYIEILPTSQESKGVIFLSFWAEVHYNSLYLNRDTSATELQRRRKWWRFGN from the exons ATGGTGTCACATGAAGAGAACACAGGTATAGTGGAATGGTTTCTTGGCCCGCATCCATTCACGTATCCTCCTTACGGCGTTGAGTTGATtcacgaggaagaagaagctcattatcatcatcatcaagatCAGAGCGGTGAGTATTACAGAGAGTATGAAGAAGACCATCGTAGTAGCAGCGATGTAGATAACGACGAGATCATTGCTAGAACACTCCAAGACGATTTTTTGCAGCTTCAAATTGcagaagaaaataataataacgaTTATTCAAATCATCACCAACAACaacatcaagaagaagaaggaggaggTGGTTATACTAATAACTATAGCAGTAATAATAACGAGTATGGTTGGAACGAACAAGCCGTTGTGGATTACTCTTCAG ACTGGGTAGGAGGAAATGAGAATGATCAAGAGGATGATTCATCGGGTAATATATATTCGTGTTCAAGCCCGAGTGATACAGATGAGTATGTGTACTCTTGGGAATCAGATCAGTGTGAGGCTGATGGTGAATTTGGAAGGAGGTTGAATCAGATGGTCCCTATTCCT tATGTACCAAAAATAAATGGAGAAATACCTCCTGAGGAAGAAGCAGTTTCAGATCATGATAGACTTCGAAATAG GTTAGAGCTATTTGACTTTGCTGAGGTCAGAGTTCCAGGAGATGGTAATTGCCAG TTCCGTGCTTTAGCTGATCAATTATACAAAACCGCAGATCGTCATAAACATGTTAGACGACAAATAGTCAAGCAG CTCAAATCTTGTCCAGATTCTTATGAAGGATATGTTCCCATGGACTTCTCTGAGTATCTAAAGAAGATGTCTCG GAGTGGAGAATGGGGTGATCACGTTACATTACAGGCAGCTGCAGATGCG TATCGGGTGAAAATAGTAGTGCTAACATCATTCAAGGATACATGTTATATTGAAATTCTTCCTACCTCTCAAGAATCAAAAGGAG TAATTTTCTTGAGCTTCTGGGCAGAGGTTCATTACAACTCTCTCTACTTAAACAGAG ATACATCTGCAACAGAGCTACAGAGGAGGAGAAAATGGTGGCGTTTTGGAAACTAG
- the LOC103847385 gene encoding heavy metal-associated isoprenylated plant protein 6, which translates to MGEEGEKKAVTVVVMKLDMHCEGCGKKIKRLLKHHKGVEDVEIDYKADELTVIGNVDPAAVRDKVADRIKRKVEIVSALAPKKEEAEKKATPPPPSPALPKESTVVFKTKLHCEGCEHKIKRIVSKINGVSTVAIDSAKDLVIVNGIIDVKQLLPYLNEKLKRKVEVVPAKKEDEAVVVAAAVQAGEDKKDKGVGEKKESGDEKKKEVAPDGGATVDVKKSEYSGYGYQPQPMYYYPPGQVYGQHYMMQGQSSSQSYVQEPYMNQGYVQESYTNHGYGQHYMMQGQSSSQSYVQEPYTNQGYGQQGYGQEATPPQPYQGYGDPYDPYAHMRAPDMFSDENPNGCSIM; encoded by the exons ATGGGTGAAGAAGGAGAGAAGAAGGCAGTCACCGTCGTGGTGATGAAGCTTGATATGCATTGCGAAGGCTGTGGGAAGAAAATCAAACGCCTCTTGAAACATCATAAAG GCGTGGAAGATGTGGAGATTGATTATAAAGCCGACGAGTTGACGGTGATCGGAAACGTAGATCCCGCGGCGGTTCGAGATAAAGTCGCCGACAGAATCAAGAGAAAAGTAGAAATCGTCTCAGCATTGGCGCCGAAGAAAGAGGAAGCAGAGAAGAAAGctactcctcctcctccttctcctgCTCTACCAAAAGAG AGTACGGTGGTTTTTAAGACGAAACTTCACTGTGAAGGTTGCGAACACAAAATCAAAAGAATTGTCAGCAAAATTAATG GGGTTAGTACAGTGGCCATTGATAGCGCCAAGGACTTGGTGATAGTGAATGGGATCATTGACGTTAAACAACTCCTTCCTTATCTCAACGAGAAGCTTAAACGCAAGGTCGAAGTCGTTCCCGCGAAAAAAGAGGATGAAGCCGTCGTGGTAGCTGCGGCGGTTCAAGCTGGAGAGGACAAGAAGGACAAAGGCGTTggtgaaaagaaagaaagtggtgatgaaaagaagaaagaagtagCCCCAGACGGTGGTGCTACGGTGGATGTGAAGAAATCGGAGTATAGCGGTTATGGTTATCAACCTCAGCCCATGTATTACTACCCACCAGGACAAGTGTACGGTCAACACTACATGATGCAAGGTCAATCATCATCTCAATCCTATGTTCAAGAACCGTATATGAACCAAGGATACGTACAAGAATCGTATACGAATCATGGTTACGGTCAACACTACATGATGCAAGGTCAGTCATCATCTCAATCCTATGTACAAGAACCGTATACGAATCAAGGTTACGGTCAACAAGGGTATGGACAAGAAGCAACACCACCACAACCGTACCAAGGGTATGGAGATCCTTATGATCCATATGCTCATATGCGGGCTCCTGACATGTTTAGTGATGAGAATCCAAATGGTTGTTCTATTATGTGA
- the LOC103847383 gene encoding transcription factor-like protein DPB produces the protein MTTTIGSNSNHNNRSDDGSVTNNNNNPSNRSWGTVVSAQSVSTSESMGSPSSKSEQTTTVATTSATDSAFIQLNNLDIQGDDAASQGPASGVKKKKRGQRATGPDKTGRGLRQFSMKVCEKVESKGRTTYNEVADELVAEFALPNNDGTPPDQQQYDEKNIRRRVYDALNVLMAMDIISKDKKEIQWRGLPRTSLSDIEELKAERLSLRNRIEKKTAYAQELEEQYVGLQNLIRRNEHLYSSGNAPSGGVALPFILVQTRPHATVEVEISEDMQLVHFDFNSTPFELHDDNFVLKTMKFCEQPPFNNAHNNNSQQTNILMLENNTEGISTDPVPPPQPADMYQSHPQLHAQPRVIPTPVNNNDAAQVASPPVSVKPEK, from the exons ATGACGACAACTATTGGGTCTAATTCTAATCACAACAACCGCTCTGACGATGGTTCTGtaaccaacaacaacaataacccTAGTAATAGGTCCTGGGGCACGGTGGTTTCAGCTCAATCCGTATCCACTAGTGAAAGTATGGGCTCGCCCTCGAGCAAGAGCGAGCAAACCACCACCGTGGCTACTACATCTGCTACCGACAGTGCCTTTATACAGCTGAATAATTTGGATATTCAGGGTGACGATGCTGCTTCTCAAGGACCTGCTTCTGG tgtcaagaagaagaagagaggacaGCGTGCGACTGGTCCTGATAAAACTGGAAGAGGCCTACGTCAGTTTAGCATgaaag TTTGTGAAAAGGTTGAAAGCAAAGGAAGGACCACTTACAACGAG GTTGCGGACGAGCTTGTTGCTGAATTTGCACTCCCAAATAACGATGGTACACCCCCTGATCAG CAACAATATGATGAGAAGAACATAAGAAGAAGAGTATACGACGCTCTCAACGTCCTCATGGCTATGGATATAATATCCAAGGATAAAAAAGAGATTCAGTGGAGAGGTCTTCCTCGTACAAGCCTAAGCGACATTGAAGAATTAAAG GCTGAAAGACTCTCACTCAGGAACAGAATCGAAAAGAAAACAGCATACGCCCAAGAGCTGGAAGAACAA TATGTAGGCCTTCAGAATCTGATACGGAGAAACGAACACTTATACAGCTCTGGAAATGCTCCTAGTGGCGGTGTTGCTCTTCCCTTTATCCTCGTCCAG ACTCGTCCTCATGCGACCGTAGAGGTGGAAATATCAGAAGACATGCAGCTCGTGCATTTCGATTTCAACAG CACTCCTTTCGAGCTCCACGACGATAACTTTGTCCTCAAGACGATGAAGTTTTGCGAGCAGCCGCCATTTAACAACGCTCACAACAATAACAGCCAACAAACTAATATTCTCATGCTTGAAAACAATACCGAAGGCATTAGTACCGATCCAGTGCCACCGCCTCAGCCAGCGGATATGTACCAGTCTCATCCTCAGCTGCATGCTCAGCCACGTGTTATTCCTACGCCTGTGAATAACAACGACGCTGCTCAGGTTGCATCACCGCCTGTCTCGGTGAAGCCGGAGAAGTAA
- the LOC108870098 gene encoding uncharacterized protein LOC108870098 isoform X1 produces the protein MHGRYAVDRVTSMKRERTLPIRRTRSVPTLIDKYGNVKPVGVFRVIPTPSRVDTESLELMHERHDGGEDVSEEEAVCRICMVELGQDSEAFKMECMCKGELALAHKDCTIKWFTIKGNITCDVCKQEVKNLPVTLLRVEDDSQDLSSGAEHTESNQGKDVPILVTVSMLAYFCFLEQLLVMDMKSSAVAVALTFACIIGLLGSATSTTMGNNI, from the exons ATGCATGGGAGATATGCAGTTGATCGAGTTACATCCATG AAAAGAGAGCGGACACTGCCTATTCGCCGCACACGTTCTGTCCCAACGCTCATCGACAAATATGGCAATGTGAAGCCCGTAGGGGTTTTCCGTGTGATTCCTACTCCTTCTCGTGTGGATACAGAGAGTCTAGAGTTGATGCATGAACGTCACGATGGTGGAGAAGATGTTTCTGAAGAGGAAGCTGTGTGCAGAATCTGCATGGTTGAGTTAGGACAAGATTCAGAAGCTTTCAAGATGGAATGCATGTGCAAAGGAGAACTAGCTCTTGCCCACAAAGACTGCACTATCAAATGGTTCACAATCAAAGGGAACATAACATGTGATGTGTGCAAGCAAGAGGTGAAAAATCTCCCTGTGACACTTCTCCGTGTGGAAGATGATTCTCAGGACCTGTCTAGTGGAG CAGAGCATACAGAGAGTAACCAAGGGAAAGATGTGCCGATTCTTGTCACGGTTAGCATGCTTGCATACTTCTGTTTCCTTGAGCAGCTTCTGGTGATGGATATGAAATCGAGTGCCGTTGCAGTAGCTTTAACATTCGCTTGCATTATTGGTCTTCTTGGATCAGCGACATCCACAACAATGGGTAATAATATTTAA
- the LOC108870098 gene encoding probable E3 ubiquitin-protein ligase MARCH10 isoform X2: MHGRYAVDRVTSMKRERTLPIRRTRSVPTLIDKYGNVKPVGVFRVIPTPSRVDTESLELMHERHDGGEDVSEEEAVCRICMVELGQDSEAFKMECMCKGELALAHKDCTIKWFTIKGNITCDVCKQEVKNLPVTLLRVEDDSQDLSSGAEHTESNQGKDVPILVT, from the exons ATGCATGGGAGATATGCAGTTGATCGAGTTACATCCATG AAAAGAGAGCGGACACTGCCTATTCGCCGCACACGTTCTGTCCCAACGCTCATCGACAAATATGGCAATGTGAAGCCCGTAGGGGTTTTCCGTGTGATTCCTACTCCTTCTCGTGTGGATACAGAGAGTCTAGAGTTGATGCATGAACGTCACGATGGTGGAGAAGATGTTTCTGAAGAGGAAGCTGTGTGCAGAATCTGCATGGTTGAGTTAGGACAAGATTCAGAAGCTTTCAAGATGGAATGCATGTGCAAAGGAGAACTAGCTCTTGCCCACAAAGACTGCACTATCAAATGGTTCACAATCAAAGGGAACATAACATGTGATGTGTGCAAGCAAGAGGTGAAAAATCTCCCTGTGACACTTCTCCGTGTGGAAGATGATTCTCAGGACCTGTCTAGTGGAG CAGAGCATACAGAGAGTAACCAAGGGAAAGATGTGCCGATTCTTGTCACG TAG